The following coding sequences lie in one Vibrio casei genomic window:
- the hemC gene encoding hydroxymethylbilane synthase, whose amino-acid sequence MSSTPIRIATRKSPLALWQAYFVKDALQNAHPGLNVELVTMVTKGDVILDTPLAKVGGKGLFVKELETAMLEGRADLAVHSMKDVPVDFPEGLGLVTICEREDPRDAFVSNTYDNVDSLPQGSIVGTCSLRRQCQLKERRPDLIIKDLRGNVGTRLGKLDAGEYDAIVLASAGLKRLKLESRIRSFMEAEESLPAVGQGAVGIECRLSDTHLRKLLEPLNDLDTADRVMCERAMNLTLEGGCQVPIGSYSLLDGDQIWLRGLVGEPDGSTIIRGEIKGHRKDAEELGINLAKQLLNDGAKSILEKLYSEHE is encoded by the coding sequence ATGTCGTCAACTCCAATTCGCATTGCGACTCGCAAAAGCCCTCTAGCTTTATGGCAAGCTTACTTTGTTAAAGATGCACTACAAAATGCACATCCCGGCTTAAACGTTGAATTAGTTACCATGGTGACGAAAGGCGATGTTATTCTTGATACCCCTCTTGCAAAAGTAGGCGGTAAGGGTTTATTCGTAAAAGAGCTTGAAACAGCGATGTTAGAAGGCCGAGCTGACCTTGCCGTCCATTCGATGAAAGATGTACCCGTTGATTTCCCTGAAGGTTTAGGTTTAGTCACCATTTGTGAAAGAGAAGACCCCCGAGATGCTTTTGTATCAAATACCTACGATAACGTTGATTCCCTTCCACAAGGTTCAATCGTCGGAACTTGTAGCTTGCGACGCCAATGCCAATTAAAAGAGCGCCGCCCTGATCTCATCATTAAAGATTTACGTGGTAATGTCGGAACCCGACTAGGAAAACTGGATGCGGGTGAATATGACGCCATTGTCTTAGCTTCCGCTGGCTTAAAACGCCTAAAATTAGAATCACGTATTCGCAGTTTCATGGAAGCAGAAGAGTCCCTCCCAGCCGTCGGTCAAGGTGCGGTTGGAATAGAATGTCGATTAAGTGACACTCACTTACGAAAGCTTCTTGAACCACTCAATGATCTCGATACCGCAGATCGAGTCATGTGTGAACGCGCAATGAACCTAACACTAGAAGGTGGATGCCAAGTACCAATTGGAAGTTATTCGTTGCTAGATGGCGATCAAATTTGGTTGCGAGGTTTAGTGGGTGAGCCAGATGGCAGCACTATTATCCGTGGTGAAATAAAAGGTCACCGTAAGGATGCGGAAGAATTGGGCATCAATTTAGCGAAACAATTGCTAAATGATGGCGCTAAAAGCATCCTCGAAAAACTGTATTCTGAACACGAATAA
- a CDS encoding uroporphyrinogen-III synthase, translated as MSVLVTRPGKDGEALCKMLQKHNIASLHHPLIQLEQGSGYTELTQDVKTSDIIIAVSQHAVHWAHHALQYYHFDFPQKAIYFAIGEKTAHLLKKYTQKEVIFPLISDSEHLLDLPALKSIKNKRILILRGNGGRELIYQTLSQRGGRVRYNEIYRRNPIPIIDPTLCTHWQDSKVTQLVITSGDQLQYLIQQIPKQYLHWLKQLTLYIPSQRIGQQAEKFGFSHIINTRSAANPILLDYLRGKLITGQQHDQ; from the coding sequence ATGAGCGTTCTGGTCACTCGCCCAGGAAAGGATGGTGAAGCATTATGCAAAATGCTTCAAAAACATAATATCGCTAGCCTTCATCATCCTTTGATTCAATTAGAACAAGGTTCTGGTTATACAGAGCTGACTCAAGATGTGAAAACAAGCGATATCATCATAGCAGTTAGCCAACACGCCGTTCATTGGGCTCATCATGCTTTACAATATTATCATTTCGACTTCCCTCAAAAAGCTATCTATTTTGCTATTGGGGAAAAAACAGCCCATCTTTTAAAAAAATACACTCAAAAAGAAGTCATTTTTCCTTTAATAAGTGACAGCGAACACTTACTGGACTTACCAGCTTTGAAGTCGATAAAAAATAAGCGTATTTTAATACTTAGAGGAAATGGTGGACGAGAACTCATCTACCAAACATTAAGCCAGCGTGGTGGACGGGTTCGCTATAATGAAATTTATCGACGTAACCCTATTCCAATCATTGATCCAACGTTATGTACCCACTGGCAAGATTCTAAAGTAACTCAACTCGTAATCACCAGTGGTGATCAGTTGCAATATTTAATTCAACAAATTCCTAAGCAATATTTACATTGGCTCAAACAGCTCACCCTTTATATTCCAAGCCAACGCATTGGACAACAAGCAGAAAAATTTGGTTTTTCACATATAATCAATACAAGAAGTGCTGCTAATCCCATTTTACTGGATTACCTCCGTGGGAAATTGATCACAGGACAACAACATGACCAATAA